A section of the Apostichopus japonicus isolate 1M-3 chromosome 1, ASM3797524v1, whole genome shotgun sequence genome encodes:
- the LOC139982190 gene encoding interferon-induced very large GTPase 1-like: MADPDEIRTKRQKTIHDEDTEKDTHYRRMLYKVGQCLVKEDVRKLAMIAHLSPNATSVILQGDEGHPEKLFTTLERKLTIDSTNVTWLEDNLLEIENENALAHVKEYLSSLIEKVNDLPSEPDTDSSDESDLRVSTFNGLLKDFGLEKKFPGKLNLNAFLKVKCKVDPTQSVDFFWQKLTSLDYRAGFPQNYAANSFSMRDFVFSVLHCADDFLRQDILEKMAACQLAVPVILQGIEGTKPQFLLWALRRIIKKWKGNRDSYASEQLIATYPIFTVSVLRIGDVRVSKSSLLNTMLGYSQGNSLHSFFLSMEKDIVKPHFSVGSIECVWFLPQYGNDDEIFQEVTAFFNLRGDCTKHRVQTEFACKAADLTIVLISTGKRDKYIDVIKKIKINASKTLFVAIKEEDKHMRTQQKVYNPQFKDGWLFVKVLQVDVLSRHICKHISLTNPNPNQYRSLESLANICRDDIDIDENKWMCKNAKKSVHDIFESVSLDNIIEFKKVTFPLQDYWLNLVQLDEEPSLSDGEGESLEDQRKAAQIKKVTVREEQMHASLSEPIKRYHSIVSSNKNNSKMLKYIFGYLQDFIYRMVNKSTQNDFEKMLDLEEQIQSYKRGKRKGDTKKFSEEISNSKHGSTAESACESQQCALKYLTKQCKAKNLGCEHFLRELGQRFEAYKEAKVQEPCEPNMADLSLLPALAARLVTEMHSLELMDGDAGSVPLVWITNVLDTLTHTLGDPKVFVISAIGVQSSGKSTLLNSMFGLKFPVRAGRCTRGLFIRLIQLEESLVDELGLQYLLIVDTEGVRSVEHEGRRFDNELVTLALGIANFTIFNIEGENIGPDMTGILQIAAHALMRMKEVDIECQCRIVQQRVSDLTAADRNKANNDIILETLDEATKLAAEEEGLKGRYQRFCHVVNLHVDQGLQYIPCLWSGGMTPPNQMYSEIVTKIKAKLIQDIRDKVIIPDMTMSTFTDRVRDVWQAVKKEHFIFNFQDSVKAVDYNRLCLKYNDWILHMRHQMMLATESCYAVLDGQIDKVLTIQLTDEHNVESTKDDDETKAVDIEEMKAVLNKEAVSQEQQLIRSIEDYIEKHPRKNTVLRYKEGFINDLTLVVRDVENQASASVQDEYELTKIRYDIPKFRSEWRFKLSYEAKMLASSVSDDSEDRSILFDENWNVWMTSVANSSKLLKTNVSLDSLQGICEKLLLRITRGMAVGSEVKHLMTEEGGIDKHWELCDCRRYIHDKFVRAWLMQSMDEKKPRADFFEIERKQALLYVQEVIDRNHRQMIDGNRGKSFDVNTFQLMLQRALKELTGGPKFKLPNALIAKGLLHLSNKAFKSLQLTEDGSQCESTFLLQVEKDAIFDDFLAFIHKDNTEIATRAAESIYYFIEPIYKQKTVQTLTSVKEEFVRQNDLIDKLRICRPWDILRWIVEREGHNFGYLIGLLGSKLLYDVVLEEKFQKIRQKFSSILHSKIQEIVNLLIEMINDIDSTSKPGPFLKWLCKLSTTTDCLALQTLDSLYEIENVDEVSDILKSIIKERLFESLLQSIEESIYLSFFLHGYSLNFGNICDETCPLCGVPCDNPFILHIEHSSFLHRPRGYKGETYPETKKLIIEDCTASVASKTATFICNDKYIPCQAYQSVHPNWHIKPTSTNYGLKFWQWSMARGNDLLAVNFKCEKADIPLAWYSIDKKLALQSLDLDQEAKVNGRQKLSNTNFSDIDLS; this comes from the exons ATACACATTACAGGAGAatgctttacaaagtaggacaATGTTTAGTCAAGGAGGATGTTAGAAAACTGGCTATGATAGCTCATTTATCACCGAATGCTACTTCTGTAATATTGCAAGGAGACGAGGGTCACCCAGAAAAGTTGTTCACTACGCTCGAGAGGAAACTAACAATAGATTCAACAAATGTCACGTGGTTAGAAGACAATTTACTAGAAATAGAAAACGAGAATGCTTTGGCACATGTGAAAGAGTATTTGTCTTCACTGATCG AAAAAGTTAATGATCTACCAAGTGAGCCTGACACTGATAGCAGTGATGAAAGTGACCTGAGAGTAAGCACTTTCAATGGCTTACTCAAGGACTTTGGCTTGGAAAAGAAGTTTCCTGGAAAATTGAACCTGAACGCTTTTCTGAAGGTAAAGTGCAAAGTTGATCCAACTCAGTCGGTTGATTTTTTCTGGCAGAAACTAACATCATTAGATTACCGAGCTGGTTTTCCACAGAACTATGCTGCAAATTCATTCAGTATgagagattttgttttttcagtATTACACTGTGCTGATGATTTTCTGCGGCAAGATATACTTGAAAAAATGGCTGCATGTCAGCTGGCGGTCCCGGTTATCCTTCAAGGTATCGAGGGAACCAAACCGCAATTCTTACTGTGGGCTTTGCGACGAATCATAAAGAAGTGGAAAGGCAACCGTGACTCATATGCCTCCGAGCAACTGATAGCCACTTATCCTATATTTACTGTTTCTGTCCTTCGGATAGGAGACGTAAGGGTATCAAAATCAAGCCTACTAAATACGATGTTGGGATACAGTCAGGGAAACTCATTGCATTCGTTCTTTTTATCGATGGAAAAAGATATTGTTAAGCCGCATTTTTCTGTTGGTTCGATAGAATGTGTGTGGTTTTTGCCACAGTATGGTAATGACGACGAAATTTTTCAAGAAGTCACTGCGTTCTTTAATCTGCGAGGTGATTGTACTAAGCATCGAGTTCAAACGGAGTTTGCCTGTAAGGCAGCAGACTTAACGATTGTACTAATTTCAACTGGGAAACGCGACAAATATATCGATGTCATTAAGAAAATTAAGATAAACGCAAGCAAAACGCTTTTTGTTGCCATTAAAGAAGAAGACAAACATATGCGAACACAACAAAAGGTCTACAACCCTCAATTCAAGGACGGGTGGCTCTTTGTAAAAGTGCTTCAAGTTGACGTTCTAAGTCGTCATATTTGCAAGCATATTTCTTTAACAAATCCAAATCCAAATCAATACCGAAGCTTAGAATCATTAGCAAATATATGTAGAGATGATATCGATATTGATGAAAATAAGTGGATGTGCAAAAATGCCAAGAAAAGTGTTCATGACATCTTTGAGTCTGTAAGCTTAGACAACATAATTGAGTTTAAAAAAGTTACTTTCCCTTTACAAGATTATTGGCTCAATTTGGTTCAGTTGGATGAAGAACCATCCCTGTCAGATGGAGAGGGAGAATCTTTAGAAGATCAGAGAAAAGCGGcacaaataaaaaaagtaaCAGTTAGAGAAGAACAGATGCACGCAAGTCTCTCAGAACCAATTAAACGTTACCATTCTATTGtaagttctaataaaaataattcaaaaatgttgaaatacaTTTTTGGGTATTTACAAGATTTCATATACCGGATGGTCAACAAGAGCACGCAAAATGACTTTGAGAAGATGTTAGATTTAGAAGAACAAATACAAAGTTACAAGAGGGGTAAGCGCAAAGGAGACACAAAGAAATTTTCGGAAGAAATAAGTAATTCGAAACATGGCAGCACTGCTGAAAGTGCTTGTGAAAGCCAGCAATGTGCCCTCAAGTATTTGACTAAACAGTGTAAAGCAAAAAATTTAGGTTGCGAGCATTTCCTCCGAGAGTTAGGGCAACGCTTTGAAGCATATAAAGAGGCTAAAGTCCAGGAACCATGCGAACCTAACATGGCTGACTTGAGTTTACTACCTGCTTTGGCTGCTCGACTTGTTACTGAAATGCATTCATTGGAACTTATGGATGGAGATGCAGGGAGCGTTCCTTTGGTATGGATAACAAATGTTCTTGACACACTAACACATACTTTAGGTGATCCTAAAGTATTTGTTATCAGCGCAATTGGCGTACAAAGTAGCGGTAAGTCCACATTGCTGAATAGCATGTTTGGTCTTAAATTCCCAGTGCGTGCAGGCCGTTGCACTCGTGGACTGTTCATCCGCTTGATACAACTCGAAGAATCCCTTGTAGATGAGCTAGGGTTACAATATTTACTGATAGTGGACACTGAAGGAGTCCGATCTGTTGAGCATGAAGGTCGAAGATTTGACAATGAACTAGTGACTCTTGCATTGGGCATTGCCAATTTCACCATTTTTAACATCGAGGGAGAGAACATAGGTCCAGACATGACTGGAATATTGCAGATCGCTGCGCACGCACTCATGAGAATGAAAGAGGTCGACATTGAATGTCAGTGCAGGATTGTTCAACAACGGGTTTCGGATTTAACTGCAGCTGACAGGAACAAAGCAAATAACGATATAATCCTGGAGACCTTGGATGAAGCAACAAAACTTGCTGCGGAAGAGGAAGGATTGAAAGGGCGATATCAACGGTTCTGTCATGTGGTCAATCTTCATGTTGACCAGGGGTTGCAATACATACCGTGTCTTTGGTCAGGAGGGATGACTCCTCCAAATCAAATGTACAGTGAAATTGtgacaaaaataaaagcaaagcTCATTCAGGATATCCGAGATAAAGTTATCATACCTGATATGACAATGTCCACATTTACAGATCGAGTACGAGATGTGTGGCAGGCGGtaaaaaaagaacatttcatCTTTAATTTTCAGGACAGTGTTAAGGCAGTTGACTATAATAGGCTTTGCCTTAAATATAACGACTGGATTCTACACATGCGGCATCAGATGATGCTTGCCACAGAAAGCTGCTATGCTGTTCTGGATGGACAAATAGATAAAGTATTAACTATACAATTGACAGATGAACATAATGTTGAATCAACTAAAGACGACGATGAAACCAAGGCAGTAGATATCGAAGAAATGAAGGCAGTTCTAAATAAGGAAGCTGTAAGTCAAGAACAGCAGTTAATTCGATCAATTGAAGACTACATTGAAAAACATCCACGTAAGAATACCGTGTTGAGATACAAGGAAGGGTTTATAAACGATTTAACTCTAGTCGTGCGAGATGTTGAAAACCAAGCATCAGCATCGGTGCAGGATGAATACGAACTGACTAAAATACGATATGATATACCAAAATTTCGAAGCGAATGGCGATTTAAACTTTCTTATGAAGCTAAAATGTTAGCAAGTTCGGTTTCCGATGACTCTGAAGATCGCTCAATTTTGTTTGATGAAAACTGGAACGTTTGGATGACCTCCGTTGCGAACAGTAGTAAGCTCCTGAAGACAAATGTTTCGTTGGATTCTTTGCAAGGAATTTGCGAAAAGCTCCTTTTGAGGATTACCAGGGGAATGGCAGTCGGGAGTGAAGTGAAACACCTAATGACGGAGGAGGGTGGTATTGACAAACATTGGGAGCTCTGTGACTGTCGTCGTTACATCCATGACAAATTTGTGAGAGCGTGGTTAATGCAAAGTATGGATGAGAAAAAACCGAGAGCTGATTTCTTCGAGATTGAAAGGAAACAAGCTCTTCTCTATGTTCAAGAAGTCATCGACAGAAATCACAGACAGATGATTGATGGGAATCGTGGCAAGTCATTCGATGTAAATACATTCCAGCTTATGCTACAACGGGCATTGAAAGAGCTCACTGGGGGACCCAAGTTCAAACTCCCTAATGCTCTTATTGCCAAGGGTCTCCTACATTTGTCAAACAAAGCTTTCAAATCTTTACAACTGACTGAAGACGGCTCTCAGTGTGAAAGCACATTTCTTTTGCAAGTCGAGAAAGATGCTATATTTGACGATTTTTTAGCATTTATACATAAGGACAATACGGAGATTGCTACTAGAGCTGCCGAATCAATTTACTATTTCATTGAACCTATTTACAAACAGAAGACTGTTCAAACCTTAACAAGTGTAAAGGAAGAATTTGTCCGTCAAAATGATTTAATTGATAAATTAAGAATATGTCGGCCTTGGGATATTCTTCGTTGGATAGTTGAAAGAGAAGGTCATAATTTTGGTTATTTAATTGGACTTTTAGGAAGCAAGCTCCTCTATGATGTTGTACTTGAAGAGAAGTTCCAGAAAATCCGCCAGAAATTCAGCAGTATATTACACTCAAAAATACAAGAAATCGTTAATCTTCtaattgaaatgattaatgACATTGACTCGACTTCCAAACCAGGCCCTTTTCTGAAGTGGCTATGTAAATTAAGTACCACAACAGATTGCTTGGCTCTCCAAACACTAGACTCTTTATATGAAATAGAGAATGTCGATGAGGTTTCTGATATCTTAAAAAGCATAATAAAAGAACGTCTGTTTGAATCATTGTTACAAAGCATAGAGGAATCAATATATCTTAGTTTTTTCTTACATGGATATAGCTTGAATTTCGGCAACATTTGCGATGAAACGTGCCCATTGTGCGGAGTGCCATGTGATAACCCCTTTATTCTCCACATTGAGCATTCATCATTCCTACACCGTCCGAGGGGTTACAAAGGTGAAACTTACCCCGAAACGAAAAAGCTCATAATTGAAGACTGTACAGCTTCTGTGGCTTCAAAAACAGCCACATTTATATGTAACGACAAATATATTCCTTGTCAAGCGTATCAAAGTGTTCATCCAAATTGGCACATAAAACCTACCTCCACGAATTACGGTCTGAAATTCTGGCAATGGTCAATGGCACGAGGCAATGACTTACTAGCAGTAAACTTCAAGTGCGAGAAAGCAGACATTCCATTAGCATGGTACAGTATTGATAAAAAATTGGCGCTTCAAAGCCTGGATTTGGACCAAGAAGCAAAAGTCAATGGTCGCCAAAAGTTAAGTAATACCAACTTTTCAGACATTGATCTCTCATAA